From Cannabis sativa cultivar Pink pepper isolate KNU-18-1 chromosome 8, ASM2916894v1, whole genome shotgun sequence, a single genomic window includes:
- the LOC115700651 gene encoding serine/threonine-protein kinase VIK, with product MSSDGSETAGTAGAKESSLCSSSAPAVTGEKEKQKEKARVSRTSLILWHAHQNDVVAVRKLLEEDPSLVQARDYDSRTPLHVASLHGWIDVAKALIEFGADVNAQDRWKNTPLADAEGAKKHSMIELLKSYGGSSYGQTGSHFEPKPVAPPLPNKCDWEIEPSELDFSNSTIIGKGSFGEILKAYWRGTPVAVKRILPSLSDDRLVIQDFRHEVNLLVKLRHPNIVQFLGAVTERKPLMLITEYLRGGDLHQYLKEKGSLSPSTAVNFALDIARGMAYLHNEPNVIIHRDLKPRNVLLVNSSADHLKVGDFGLSKLIKVQNSHDVYKMTGETGSYRYMAPEVFKHRRYDKKVDVFSFAMILYEMLEGDPPLANYEPYEAAKYVAEGHRPSFRAKGYLPDLRELTEQCWAADMSHRPSFLDILKRLEKIKDSLPADHHWNIFNP from the exons ATGAGCTCCGACGGGTCAGAAACGGCGGGTACTGCCGGAGCAAAGGAAAGCTCTCTGTGTAGTTCTTCCGCGCCGGCGGTGACTGGTGAGAAGGAGAAGCAAAAGGAGAAGGCAAGGGTGAGCAGGACGTCGCTTATACTATGGCACGCCCATCAAAACGACGTCGTTGCGGTCCGCAAGCTCCTCGAGGAGGATCCGTCCCTGGTTCAGGCCAGGGACTACGACAGCCGTACTCCACTCCACGTGGCATCTCTACATGGCTGGATCGACGTCGCTAAGGCATTGATTGAGTTTGGCGCCGATGTCAACGCTCAGGATCGATGGAAGAATACG CCTCTGGCAGATGCAGAAGGAGCCAAGAAACATTCCATGATAGAGCTCTTAAAATCATATGGCGGCTCATCCTAT GGCCAAACTGGAAGccattttgaaccaaaacctgtTGCACCTCCACTGCCAAACAAGTGTGACTGGGAAATAGAACCTTCTGAGCTTGACTTCTCAAACTCAACCATCATTGGGAAG GGTTCTTTTGGTGAGATTTTGAAAGCCTATTGGCGTGGGACACCAGTAGCCGTCAAGCGTATTCTTCCATCTCTCTCAGATGATAGATTGGTGAT TCAGGACTTCCGACATGAAGTCAATTTGCTAGTGAAGCTTCGTCACCCTAATATAGTTCAATTTCTTGGAGCTGTTACTGAGCGGAAGCCACTTATGTTAATTACAGAGTATTTACGAGGG GGCGATCTTCATCAGTACCTAAAAGAAAAAGGTTCGCTTAGTCCCTCAACAGCTGTAAACTTTGCATTGGACATTGCTAG AGGCATGGCTTATCTTCATAATGAACCAAACGTCATAATTCACCGAGACCTAAAACCAAG AAATGTTCTTTTAGTCAATTCCAGCGCAGACCATTTAAAAGTTGGAGATTTTGGACTAAGCAAGCTTATCAAGGTTCAGAATTCTCACGATGTGTACAAAATGACCGGGGAGACTGGAAGTT ACCGATATATGGCTCCTGAAGTTTTTAAGCATCGGAGATATGACAAAAAGGTTGACGTGTTCTCTTTTGCAATGATACTTTATGAG ATGCTTGAAGGGGACCCGccacttgcaaattatgagccTTATGAAGCAGCCAAATATGTGGCAGAAGGACACAGACCTTCATTTCGGGCAAAGGGATACCTCCCTGACCTGAGGGA GTTAACAGAACAATGTTGGGCGGCAGACATGAGCCACAGGCCTTCTTTCTTGGACATTCTCAAGAGGCTTGAGAAGATAAAGGACAGCCTACCTGCAGATCATCACTGGAATATATTCAATCCATAG